The following proteins are co-located in the Candidatus Thermoplasmatota archaeon genome:
- a CDS encoding CxxC-x17-CxxC domain-containing protein, with amino-acid sequence MNRNEGRGRGGFGAPREMHKVTCSECGTETEVPFKPDGTRPVYCRDCYQKRKPKRF; translated from the coding sequence ATGAATAGAAACGAAGGACGTGGCAGAGGCGGCTTTGGCGCTCCCCGTGAGATGCATAAAGTCACCTGCTCAGAATGCGGAACTGAAACTGAAGTTCCGTTCAAACCTGATGGGACACGACCTGTGTACTGCAGGGATTGTTATCAAAAACGAAAACCAAAAAGATTTTAA